The region ACTTCCAGCTTTAAAATCAGATAACGTTATTACGTTGTCTAATCCTTCTGCACCACAAAAACGCGCTTGAGCAAATGGTAAATCGCGAGAAATACAAAGTACTTTAGTGTTTTCTAAAGCACTAGCTTCTTTATTAAATGCTCTAACAGACTGAGCACATGTGCCAGTATCTACACTTGGAAAAATATTTAAAATAACTTTGCTGCCTTCAAAATCTTGTAAAGATTTAGAACCTAATTCTATTGTTGTTAATGTGAAATCTGGAGCTTTAGTTCCTACTTTTGGTAATTCTCCAGATGTTTCTATTGCGTTTCCTTTTAAGGTTACAGTTGCCATATTATTAATTTTTTGATTACCGGTTAAAATTAATAATAATTAAAGGTTTTAGCTATTTGTTTTCTTTTTTTTTGATTTTTTATGCTGATTTTAATTTACTGATAATAAGTGTGTTAATACTGATGTCT is a window of Formosa sediminum DNA encoding:
- the tpx gene encoding thiol peroxidase encodes the protein MATVTLKGNAIETSGELPKVGTKAPDFTLTTIELGSKSLQDFEGSKVILNIFPSVDTGTCAQSVRAFNKEASALENTKVLCISRDLPFAQARFCGAEGLDNVITLSDFKAGSFGKAYGLDFTTGPLEKLLSRSVIVLDEKGNVIYTEQVAETVDEPNYKAALEALQNG